The following are encoded together in the Salvia hispanica cultivar TCC Black 2014 chromosome 6, UniMelb_Shisp_WGS_1.0, whole genome shotgun sequence genome:
- the LOC125192938 gene encoding 50S ribosomal protein L28, chloroplastic, whose translation MATVTATIRPVMMSVPAAKSQHVSRISLKSSRLSSDVGFISSQLSGIKISTTAFETTPCTISAPFRPSLQPVARRICPFTGKKPNKANRVSHSNHRTIRRQFVNLQYKKIWWEAGKRFVKLRLSTKAIKTIEKNGLDAVAKKAGIDLSKM comes from the exons ATGGCGACGGTAACAGCTACGATACGACCGGTAATGATGAGCGTGCCGGCGGCGAAGTCCCAGCACGTTTCCAGAATTTCACTCAAGAGCTCGAGATTGAGTTCAGACGTTGGCTTCATTTCATCCCAGCTGAGCGGCATCAAAATTTCAACCACAGCCTTCGAAACCACCCCTTGCACAATTTCGGCACCTTTCAGGCCTTCTCTTCAGCCCGTTGCTC GGAGAATCTGTCCCTTCACCGGGAAAAAACCAAACAAGGCCAACAGGGTTTCCCACTCGAACCACAGGACCATAAGGAGGCAATTTGTGAACCTCCAGTACAAGAAGATTTGGTGGGAAGCCGGGAAGCGCTTTGTGAAGTTGCGATTGTCAACCAAAGCTATAAAGACCATCGAGAAGAATGGACTCGATGCAGTGGCTAAGAAGGCCGGAATTGATCTCAGCAAAATGTGA
- the LOC125195365 gene encoding LRR receptor-like serine/threonine-protein kinase EFR, whose translation MEIGPILHITFSDVILLQFYAYLFLLSPNASTNLSTDAEALLAFKSRITSDPLDKITRNWSASASVCSWYGVSCGARRRVTALSLYNASLGGTVAPHLGNLSFLSSLDLGLNRFTGHLPCELSNLRLLQNLYLDFNNFTGDFPPWLGALAQLKEATLQNKSLGGVIPNLLNLSNLERLDGSYNAITGNIPKEIGNLSRFKSLDLKYNQLTGSIPSTIFNMSSLEMRDLSANNLSEKIVIHDLPRLEGLFLPLNQLSGLIPSRLFKCSSLQRLSLSCNQFNGSMPTGIASLTLLKNLRYTTKDGNLSRLEILSMAQSSLTGEIPSFIFNMSSLKEIDLGYNSLSGRIPPTLNLPNLEMIFLNSNNLTGESLSGLLDCRKVRLLQLSENLLTGPMPKKVGNMSQLRFLFLNENKLTGQVPSELGNLNLERLTMSYNGFNGSIPPSIFNISTLVEMNLAFNKLSGELLSYIGNASKLSLIEIDNNSFIGVVPDFGNLRLLNTLIFAGNNLTGESPGQELSFFSSLENCKYLGRLDFSLNKLNGIIPRSVGNLSASLQYFLRRFRIYEACNWRGRFRREDAFLTCQHHRSCRTPHSAACPDFKCLHAEKSDVFWLGEESHTGSFWRRQTASVKVNLLGRGNFGSVFKGILPPDGLTIAVKVFNEELEKSFSRFEVECEILSSVRVRHRNLVRVVSCCSNVDFKGLVLEYVPNGSLEKWLYSHNYCLDLQQRLNIAIDVAVALEYLHHGGLNPVVHCDLKPSNVMLDQDMTARIADFGISKLFEKEKMSNILFDSVTNVQQNMDPRGKCQPRGMCTATAFCYWRCLRGRSRQATDDMFNKEMSLKEWVSMAMKENAEIEAVAATGLLFREDEHFGVKEQCILFIFEVAMGCLALSPSETSNMKEVVVSLN comes from the exons ATGGAAATAGGTCCAATCTTACACATCACTTTTTCAGATGTGATATTACTACAattttatgcatatttatttctactCTCACCCAATGCATCAACTAATTTGTCAACTGATGCAGAAGCTCTTCTTGCCTTCAAATCAAGAATCACTTCAGACCCTCTTGACAAAATCACAAGAAATTGGTCCGCCTCTGCCTCCGTCTGCAGCTGGTATGGCGTTTCGTGCGGTGCCAGAAGGCGAGTCACGGCCTTAAGTCTCTACAATGCGAGCCTTGGAGGCACCGTTGCTCCACATCTCGGGAACCTTTCTTTCCTGAGTTCCTTGGACCTCGGCCTCAACAGATTCACGGGGCACCTGCCCTGTGAACTGTCTAACCTCCGTCTCCTACAAAACCTATACCTCGACTTCAACAACTTCACCGGAGATTTCCCTCCATGGCTTGGCGCGTTGGCGCAACTAAAAGAAGCCACCCTGCAGAACAAGAGTCTTGGCGGTGTCATTCCAAATCTACTCAACCTTTCGAACCTCGAGAGACTTGACGGTTCTTACAACGCGATCACTGGCAATATTCCAAAAGAGATCGGTAACCTTTCCCGCTTCAAATCGTTGGACTTGAAGTATAACCAGCTGACGGGATCAATACCGTCTACCATTTTCAACATGTCATCTTTGGAAATGCGTGACCTTTCAGCAAACAACCTGTCGGAGAAGATTGTGATACATGATCTTCCCCGACTGGAAGGCCTTTTTCTCCCTCTTAATCAACTTTCTGGTTTGATCCCGTCGAGACTCTTCAAGTGCTCATCGCTGCAGCGCTTATCCCTTTCGTGTAACCAATTCAATGGAAGCATGCCGACGGGGATTGCTAGTTTGACCCTTCTGAAGAACTT GAGGTATACCACCAAAGATGGCAATCTATCAAGATTGGAGATATTGAGCATGGCACAAAGCTCACTCACCGGGGAGATTCCTTCATTCATCTTCAACATGTCTTCTCTCAAAGAGATAGACCTTGGTTACAATAGCCTCTCAGGAAGAATTCCACCTACGCTTAATCTCCCTAATCTTGAGATGATTTTTCTTAATAGTAACAATCTCACCGGCGAAAGCTTGTCCGGCCTACTTGACTGCCGTAAGGTTCGGCTTCTCCAGCTCTCGGAAAACCTACTCACCGGCCCCATGCCTAAAAAAGTTGGAAACATGAGCCAGCTCAGGTTTCTCTTTCTAAATGAGAACAAGTTGACTG GTCAGGTACCATCTGAGCTAGGCAACCTTAACCTCGAGAGGCTTACAATGTCCTACAATGGATTCAATGGTTCTATCCCTCCTTCCATTTTCAATATCTCTACACTAGTCGAGATGAACCTCGCGTTCAATAAGCTGAGCGGAGAGCTCCTGAGCTACATAGGAAATGCTTCTAAACTATCTCTTATAGAGATAGACAACAATTCCTTCATAGGTGTTGTACCCGATTTTGGCAACCTTCGCCTCCTCAACACGCTCATATTCGCAGGAAACAATCTAACAGGGGAATCTCCTGGTCAGGAGCTCAGTTTCTTCTCGTCTCTCGAGAACTGCAAGTATCTGGGGAGGCTAGACTTCTCATTGAACAAACTCAACGGAATCATCCCACGTTCAGTCGGGAATCTATCTGCCTCCCTGCAGTATTTCCTCCGTCGCTTCAGAATCTACGAGGCTTGCA ACTGGAGGGGGAGATTCCGACGGGAGGATGCTTTTCTAACATGTCAGCATCATCGTTCATGCAGAACTCCGCACTCTGCGGCATGTCCCGATTTCAAGTGCCTCCATGCAGAGAAGTCCGACGTG TTTTGGCTTGGAGAAGAGTCTCATACCGGGAGCTTCTGGAGGCGACAGACGGCTTCAGTCAAGGTCAATCTGCTCGGGAGAGGAAACTTTGGGTCGGTGTTCAAAGGGATTCTTCCTCCTGATGGCCTAACCATCGCGGTTAAGGTTTTCAATGAAGAGCTGGAGAAGAGCTTCAGCCGTTTTgaagtggaatgtgagatacTGAGCAGTGTCCGTGTCCGTCACAGGAATCTGGTTCGTGTCGTTAGCTGCTGCAGCAACGTAGATTTTAAGGGGTTGGTTCTTGAATATGTGCCTAATGGAAGTTTGGAGAAATGGTTGTATTCGCATAACTATTGCTTGGATTTGCAGCAGAGATTGAATATAGCAATTGATGTTGCAGTCGCGCTTGAGTATCTTCACCATGGCGGTTTGAACCCTGTTGTTCACTGTGATCTCAAGCCGAGCAATGTCATGCTAGACCAAGATATGACGGCTCGTATAGCTGATTTTGGAATTTCTAAGCTTTTCGAAAAGGAGAAGAT GAGTAACATTTTGTTTGACTCTGTGACGAACGTGCAACAGAATATGGATCCGAGGGGAAAGTGTCAACCAAGGGGGATGTGTACAGCTACAGCATTCTGCTACTGGAGATGTTTACGAGGAAGAAGCCGACAGGCGACAGATGATATGTTCAACAAGGAAATGAGCTTGAAAGAGTGGGTAAGTATGGCAATGAAAGAAAATGCAGAGATTGAAGCGGTGGCGGCGACTGGTTTGTTATTTAGAGAAGATGAACATTTTGGTGTAAAGGAGCAATGCATCTTGTTCATTTTTGAGGTGGCCATGGGGTGTCTTGCCTTGTCACCAAGTGAGACAAGTAACATGAAAGAGGTTGTGGTTTCTCTCAACTAG
- the LOC125194197 gene encoding protein NRT1/ PTR FAMILY 5.2-like produces the protein MEEEKGNGYTEDGTVDLKGNPVLRSKRGGWTACFFVVVYEVFERMAYYGISTNMFIYLTKKLHQDTVQSANNVTNWVGTIWMTPVLGAYIADALLGRYWTFLIACGIYLSGMSLLTLSVSINPLKPSPCSDPSGLNCKKPTTLQLGVFFGALYTLALGTGGTKPNISTIGADQFDEFEPKEKAQKLSFFNWWMFSIFFGTLFANTVLVYIQDNVGWTLGYGLPTIGLAISILIFLAGTPFYRHKVPAGSPFTRMARVIVAALRNWSLPVPADPKELFELDLEVYAKKGKYRIDSTPTLRFLNKACVKSNSTSPWLLCPVTQVEETKQMLRMIPILIATIVPSTMIAQIGTLFIKQGTTLERSIGTFVIPPASLAGFVTLSMLISVVLYDRFFMKLIRKWTNNPRGITLLQRMGIGMVFHIVIMVVASLTERHRLQVAKANGLVDNGNQVPLSIFVLLPQFVLMGTADAFLEVAKIEFFYDQAPESMKSLGTSYSTTSLGAGNFLSSFLLSTVTRITGGNQGWIRNNLNASHLDYYYAFFAILNLVNFGFFLLVVRYYVYRAEVSDSMSVLTQELEGSRQHVSD, from the exons ATGGAGGAAGAAAAGGGCAATGGATACACAGAAGATGGAACAGTTGATCTTAAAGGAAATCCTGTTCTTAGATCAAAGAGGGGTGGATGGACTGCTTGTTTCTTCGTCGTCG TATACGAAGTGTTTGAGCGTATGGCCTACTATGGTATATCCACAAATATGTTCATATACTTGACCAAGAAATTGCATCAAGACACAGTTCAGTCCGCCAATAATGTCACCAATTGGGTCGGAACCATTTGGATGACTCCGGTTTTGGGTGCATACATTGCTGACGCGCTCTTGGGTCGTTACTGGACTTTCCTCATTGCATGTGGAATTTACCTTTCG GGGATGTCCCTCCTAACTCTATCAGTATCAATCAATCCACTAAAGCCCAGCCCATGTTCGGATCCAAGTGGGCTGAACTGCAAAAAGCCCACTACACTCCAACTGGGCGTTTTCTTTGGGGCCCTGTACACACTGGCGCTGGGCACCGGCGGCACGAAGCCCAACATATCGACGATCGGTGCCGACCAGTTCGACGAGTTCGAGCCGAAGGAGAAGGCCCAGAAGCTGTCCTTCTTCAACTGGTGGATGTTCAGCATATTTTTTGGGACACTGTTTGCTAACACGGTGCTGGTTTACATCCAAGACAACGTGGGCTGGACTCTCGGTTATGGGCTCCCCACTATTGGGCTTGCCATTTCGATTCTCATATTTTTGGCGGGAACGCCCTTCTATAGGCACAAAGTGCCCGCGGGCAGCCCTTTCACGAGGATGGCTAGGGTCATCGTGGCTGCCCTTAGAAACTGGAGCCTGCCCGTCCCGGCCGATCCTAAGGAGCTGTTTGAGCTTGATTTGGAGGTTTATGCTAAGAAAGGAAAATACAGGATTGATTCCACCCCCACTTTGAG ATTTCTTAACAAAGCATGTGTGAAAAGCAACTCAACCAGCCCCTGGCTGCTATGCCCCGTGACTCAAGTTGAAGAAACCAAACAAATGCTAAGAATGATTCCAATCTTGATAGCCACAATAGTGCCAAGCACAATGATAGCTCAAATAGGCACCCTCTTCATCAAGCAGGGCACAACCCTCGAGCGAAGCATCGGCACCTTCGTCATCCCTCCGGCCAGCCTAGCCGGATTCGTGACCCTCTCGATGCTCATCTCCGTCGTCCTCTACGACCGTTTCTTCATGAAGCTCATCCGGAAATGGACCAACAACCCTAGAGGCATCACCCTCCTCCAGCGGATGGGCATCGGCATGGTCTTCCACATCGTCATCATGGTCGTCGCCTCCCTGACCGAGAGGCACAGGCTCCAGGTTGCCAAGGCGAACGGCCTGGTCGACAACGGGAACCAGGTCCCGTTGTCGATCTTTGTGTTGCTACCGCAGTTCGTGCTGATGGGAACTGCGGACGCGTTTTTGGAGGTTGCCAAGATTGAGTTCTTCTATGACCAGGCGCCCGAGAGCATGAAGAGCCTCGGGACTTCATACTCCACTACCAGTCTAGGAGCAGGAAACTTTCTCAGCAGTTTCCTGCTCTCAACTGTCACCAGGATCACTGGAGGCAACCAAGGGTGGATAAGGAATAACCTCAACGCGTCACATCTTGATTACTACTATGCGTTTTTCGCCATCTTGAACCTCGTCAACTTTGGTTTCTTCCTCCTTGTCGTCAGGTATTACGTATACAGGGCAGAGGTCTCAGATTCCATGAGCGTGCTTACGCAAGAACTCGAGGGATCAAGACAACATGTTTCGGATTAA